The Acinetobacter calcoaceticus sequence AGTAAACTTAAAGAAGTAACACAGCAACTCGATACACTTGCTGCAAACGAAAATGCATCATTTGATATTTTGCTTCGCGCTTTTAAAGCAAGTGTTCTTGCACGTAACCTTGATTTAGGAACTGTTCACACTACTAAATCTTTAGAATATGCTCAAAGACTTTTAAAAATTAGCCCAGATGATGCGGAAACAAACTTCTGGTTCGGTTTTGGCTTATCTGAAGGTGGTGGCCAACGTGAAGCAATTCCATATTTAGATAAAGCAATTAAAGGTAATGTTCAAGAAGCATATCTAGCTGCTGCAAATAACTATATTGCGATGGAGCAAAAGAAAAATGCGATCCAGACGCTTAAAAATTATAAAGTTAAATATCCAGATGAATCGGAAATTGCTGATCGTTTAATTCAAGAGATTGAAAAGCAAGGTCGTTGGAATGTATGGCAAGTTTTAACTAACCCTGCAATGTCTCCCGCTACTTCTACTGCAACATCAAAAAAATAAGCTTAATTAGATAAAAAGGGCTGTTTTGACAGCCCTTTTTTTTATTTGATCATTTGAAAAATACTTTAAAATTTGTATGATCTACCTACCATTGAGCCACTATATTTTGACCATAATGTTTCCAATAAAAAGAAGCAAAACACTATTGACGGTCATACTACTCGGTTCAATTCTGAGTGGTTGTCAGGTCGTTAATGTTAAACAGCAAGCTTTGAATGTAACTATTGCAAATGAACGTAATAGTATTCTTACGCAAGATAAACTCAGCGAAGCAAGTCTGAATGTTTTATCGATGTCTGGTCAGGAAGCTAAAGTTTGTACAGACACCCCTGACAACTGTGTAAATCAACTCAAAAAATTACCTCAAATTTTAGATGAACAGTTCTTATCAGCTGCAAGTGAAATGTATCTGGCAAAAGCAATGACTTTGTCAGATTCTTCGGATTGCAAAATGAGTAGATTTGCTAAACATAAGTCTGAAGAAGAAAAAACAAATATTCAAAATAAATATGATGATTGCTTAGACCAGCAATTAAATTTACTAGATAAAAGTATTCGTTATAGCTATGCCTATCTATTTGCAACGAAGCGTCAGCCCACTGACCGTATTTTTGATAATAGACAAGTTCAGATTCGAGACTTCTATAATCAGGCAATTGCCAAAATGGTCGGTGTTTATGATTTGAGACACCCTCAAAAAAATGGTGTCGAGCCCCAAATTCATATTGGTAAAAGTGTTTATTCAATTGACTTTGAATTTCATAGACAGTTAACGGGACAAAAATTAGAAAAATTAATTTCAAGTTATAACTTAAATTTTTCAGGGTTAAGAACGATTAACCGTCGTGATGGTTTTGGGTCTGAATTTGTCGCTGTTTTTCCGAGTTCAGGAAGCGAAGATATTAATGAATATATTTTAGACCCACTTAAATACAATTATAAAAATGGTGTTAATCCAAATATTCATCATGCACGTTATTTGGCTGCGACTATTGTAGCTGAACCAAAACATGCAACCACTGTTGAAGAAATTATTAATAATCCTGAATTCGTAATTCGGGTTTATGATCCATATCGGACCGATAATATTAGTGTAGCAGGTAAACAATATCCTCTAGCGGCCAACTTTTCCGCGCCTTACGGCCTATGGTTAGCCGAAAATAATTTAGGTGTAGCGGCTTATTTAAGTCTGATTGATCGTGATCAGCATTTGACCATGCCACATCTATACATGCTTGAACCTTATAATCCAAATAAGAAAATTATTGTGTTAGTCCATGGGCTCGCAAGTAGTCCTGAGGCATGGATTGCTTTGACCAATGATGTTATGGGTGATACGATTTTAAGAGATAATTATCAAGTTTGGCAAGTTTTCTATTCGACCAATATGCCGATTCTAGAAAGCCGTTTCCAAACTTATGCCCTACTTAAGCAAGCTTTTGGTTCTTTGAACCCTAATGATCCTGCTACACATGATGCCGTACTTGTTGGACATAGCATGGGAGGTATTATCAGCCGATTATTAGTAAGTGATGGCGATATTACCAAGCCTGCTTTAGAGTTAATGACGATTCGTCAGCAAAACCGTTTTAAGAAACATCCAATGGTTACTGAACGATTGCAAATGCATTCAATTAATAATTTTGATCGTGCAATTTTCTTGGCTTCTCCTCATCGAGGTACAGATTATGCAGATCGCTGGTTTACATTAGCTGCGCGTAAAGTTATTCGTCTACCGGGCGCATTTTTGTCAGCCGTAGCGACTTCGCTCACCACTGAAAATTTAGATGTTAAAGATTTCTTAAGTAATATTGATAATGGTTTGATTCAAAATGGTCCAAGTGATTTGAGTCATCAGTCCAAATTTATGGAACTCACGGAAAATATTAATCCACATCAAGGTTTGGTTTTTCACTCAATTATGGGAAATATTACCAAGAGCGATGATCCAAATGTAATTACGGATGGAATTGTTCCTTATAAGAGTGCTCACTTAGAGGGAGCCAAATCTGAGAAGGTTCTTCCAGGTGGTCACTCAATACAACTTACACCGCAAGCCGTTTTAGAACTGCGTCGTATTTTACGAGAGCATTTAGTCGAACATGGTTTATATAAACCATAAAAATAAAAAAAGCCAAAGGTGATCCTTTGGCTTTTTGCATTTGGGATGGATTTTTATTGTCCAGAACGGATGATGTAATCAAAGGCAGAGAGTGATGCTTTCGCGCCTTCACCTGTGGCAATAATGATTTGCTTGTACGGAACTGTCGTACAGTCACCCGCAGCAAACACACCTTTCACATTGGTTTCGTTGCGGTCATTCACCATGATCTCGCCACGATTGGTTAACTCAAGCTCACTGTCTTTCAAGAAGTCAGTATTTGGTAACAAACCAATCTGTACAAAGATACCTGCAAGCTCTACCACATGCTCTTGATCAGTCGCACGATCTTTATATTTAAGACCTGTCACTTGTGATCCGTCACCCAACACTTCTGTGCTTAATGCATTCATAATCACAGTTGTATTTGGCAAGCTATGCAGTTTGTTTTGCAACACTTGGTCAGCACGAAGTTTGGTGTCAAATTCAACCAAAGTGACATGCTCAACAATCCCTGCAAGGTCAATTGCAGCTTCTACACCTGAGTTACCACCACCAATCACCGCAACACGTTTGCCTTTGAACAAAGGGCCATCACAGTGTGGGCAATACGCTACACCACGGGTACGGTATTCTTGTTCACCCGGTACGTTCATTTCTCTCCAACGCGCACCTGTTGAAAGGATCACTGTTTTCGATTCAAGTTTTGCACCATTTTCAAGTTCAACTTCAACCAGACCATTTGTAGTCTGGTCTGCACCTGTAATTTTACTCACACGTTGCAGGTTCATGATATCGACATCGTATTCACGAACATGGGCTTCCATTTCGGCAGCAAACTTAGGACCTTGAGTCTTTTGCACAGACGTGAAGTTTTCAATGTCCATGGTATCCATGACCTGACCACCGAAGCGTTCAGCCACAATACCTGTGTTGATGCCTTTACGTGCCGCATAGATTGCAGCCGTTGCCCCTGCAGGTCCACCACCAATCACCAATACATCAAAGGCATCTTTGGCATTAAGCGCTGCTGCATTTTTTTCAGCAGAGTTGGTGTCGAGTTTCGCCACGATTTCTTCAAGGGTCATACGGCCTTGACCAATGTGTTCGTTGTCTTGGAACACCATTGGAACCGCCATGATTTTGCGTTGTTCCACTTCGTCTTGGAAGAATGAACCATCAATCATGGTTGCGGTTGTGTTCGGGTTATAAATGGCAATCAGGTTAAGCGCCTGCACCACATCCGGACAGTTATGACAGCTTAGCGATACAAATACATCAAAGTCAGCTTTCAGGTTTAAACCTTTAATCTGGTTCAGCACTTCATCAGAAACTTTAGGCGCATAGCCAGACACCTGTAACAGTGCCAAGATCAAAGACGTAAACTCATGACCCATTGGTAAGCCGGCAAAGAACACACGAGGTTGTTCGCCTGCTTTAGCCACACCAAAGCTTGGACGACGTGTATTGTTGCCATCAAAACGTGCAGTGACCTTGTCAGAAAGTTCAGCAATTTCGGTAACCAGCTCTTTAATTTGAGCAGCTTTATCTGATTCATCCAAAGCAGCAACTAATTCGATTGGACTTTCTAAACGTTCTAAGTAAGCTTTTAATTGAGTTTTAATGTTTTGATCTAACATCTGTTTTTACTCCAATGCATCCAAATTCTTTCAATAGATGCATAGTACGTCAAAACATAAAATAGGTAAAACAGTATGTTTTTATAGATTTGATCGGTTTTTTAGATTTAATTATTATTCACTTCAATCAAAAAAAGCCAACCTGAACTCATCCAGCGCAGGTCGGCAAACTGGTTAAACTAGAGTAACACCACGCCAAATACAGCCCCAGCAATCAGGACATGTAAGGGATGAACCTTTTTAATTAAAGATAATAAAGTTGCAACGACGACCATAATGACAAGTAAAGTATTTATTGCAGCCGCCTCAGAAATAATCCACGCACTGGCAAGCACAGTTCCCACAGTGACAGGTTGTAAAGCAAGCTGTAAAACACGACGCCATTTCTTATCTTTAAATTTTGACCAACCTCTCATTACAAATACAGTAATAATTGATGAAGGTAAAAATTTAGCGGTTGATGTCACAAGTAACCCCGATAACCCTGCTACATGCCATCCCACAAGTGGCACAATCATCATATTAGGTCCTGGAGCTGCCTGAGCCATAGCAAACAGTGCACTGAACTCTTGAGCTGTCATCCAGTGATGGATATCAACAACTTGTCGCTGCATTTCCGGCAAAATCGTATTTCCACCGCCAAAAGCAATAAGTGATAACTGAGTAAAAATGATAGCTAATGTAAGTAAAACTGCACCCATTACACACGTCTCCAAATAATGGTCGAGTAAATCGCCAGTAAAACCAGCATGGTGATGAGCAAAGAGATTTTCAAAAATGCAATACTGATGATAGCCGCTACGACAACGCACATCGCTAAAGGATTACGCAATAATGGCTTTAACATTTTTAGGCCTGTAGCAACTAAAAGCCCCGCCGCCGCCGCCGCCAACCCTTCGAAAAGGTGCTTTACCATTAAATTGTCTTGGAATTGTTCATACACATAATGCAAAAGAACAACGATAATAGTCGGAGCCAGAATAAGACCAATTAAGGCACTAACTGCCCCACGGATACCTCGAAACTCCATACCCATCGCAACCGACAAATTAATGATATTCCCGCCCGGAAGGAACTGACACAGACCAAGTAACTCGGTGAATTTCTCAGGACTTAGCCATTGCCGCTGTTCCACAATAACTTTACGAGCCAGAGGTAATACCCCGCCAAATCCAATTAAACCTAGTGTCAAAAAACCCAAAAAAAGTTCGGTGCAACTAGGTACGCTCTCCTTCTGCACTGCAATTTCCACATGGTTCATTTTCGTTACTTTTCACTTTATTTGACTCAGATAGAATGCTACTTTTATGATATATCTACAAATGCTTTTATTTCTCCGAACCATACTCAAAAGGTATTCCTATGCTCGATTTGCACAAACTACATGCTTTTGTTGTTGTGGTTGAAGAAAGGAATATAACTCATGCAGCAAATCGATTATTTATTCAACAACCTCCTCTTACCCGATTATTAAAAAAATTAGAACAAGAACTAGGAGTACAACTTTTAATTCGTCAGCCACGTGGCATTGAGCCTACCGAAGCCGGAACTGTATTATTTAAAGAAGCGAAATTACTATTAGAACACGCCAAACATATTCCACAAATTGTACAAAATGTTAGTCAAGGTAAAACAGGACAACTCAATATTGGCCTTACCAGTTCCGCAGGTTTACATCCACTCATTTCACTTTTATTACGTTCTTATCGAGAAATGTATCCTGCTGTACAAACTAAACTTGAAGAAGCAGGTAGTCAAAAGCAATTAGATTGGTTGTTATCTGAGAAACTTGATGTGGCTTTTTTGCGTACACCAGTAAGCCGAGATGTTGGTTTAAAAAACATACATATACTTGATGAGCCTATGATTATGGCTTTACCCTTAGGCCATCCACTTGCTCAGAAAGATAAAATTCTTTTAAGTGATTTGTCTGATGAAAATTTTGTTTTATACCGACGCTCATCTGGGCAAGGTTTATATGACAATATTTTATATACCTGTTATCAAGCTGGTTTTAGTCCGCATATTATTCAAGAGGCTCCTCGCCCTACTGCGACCTTAAACCTTGTTGCCGCCGGAATTGGAATCAGTATTGTACCTGCGTCTATGCATAACTTTTGGAATAACGAAATTGTTTATCGTGAATTTGATGATATTGTTAAACCTAAAGCGCCAATTTATTTAATTACCAGAGAAAATGAAAACTCTGCAAAAGTTTCAAACT is a genomic window containing:
- the ahpF gene encoding alkyl hydroperoxide reductase subunit F — its product is MLDQNIKTQLKAYLERLESPIELVAALDESDKAAQIKELVTEIAELSDKVTARFDGNNTRRPSFGVAKAGEQPRVFFAGLPMGHEFTSLILALLQVSGYAPKVSDEVLNQIKGLNLKADFDVFVSLSCHNCPDVVQALNLIAIYNPNTTATMIDGSFFQDEVEQRKIMAVPMVFQDNEHIGQGRMTLEEIVAKLDTNSAEKNAAALNAKDAFDVLVIGGGPAGATAAIYAARKGINTGIVAERFGGQVMDTMDIENFTSVQKTQGPKFAAEMEAHVREYDVDIMNLQRVSKITGADQTTNGLVEVELENGAKLESKTVILSTGARWREMNVPGEQEYRTRGVAYCPHCDGPLFKGKRVAVIGGGNSGVEAAIDLAGIVEHVTLVEFDTKLRADQVLQNKLHSLPNTTVIMNALSTEVLGDGSQVTGLKYKDRATDQEHVVELAGIFVQIGLLPNTDFLKDSELELTNRGEIMVNDRNETNVKGVFAAGDCTTVPYKQIIIATGEGAKASLSAFDYIIRSGQ
- a CDS encoding LysR family transcriptional regulator encodes the protein MLDLHKLHAFVVVVEERNITHAANRLFIQQPPLTRLLKKLEQELGVQLLIRQPRGIEPTEAGTVLFKEAKLLLEHAKHIPQIVQNVSQGKTGQLNIGLTSSAGLHPLISLLLRSYREMYPAVQTKLEEAGSQKQLDWLLSEKLDVAFLRTPVSRDVGLKNIHILDEPMIMALPLGHPLAQKDKILLSDLSDENFVLYRRSSGQGLYDNILYTCYQAGFSPHIIQEAPRPTATLNLVAAGIGISIVPASMHNFWNNEIVYREFDDIVKPKAPIYLITRENENSAKVSNFIELLQKLLPTMT
- a CDS encoding chromate transporter; protein product: MGAVLLTLAIIFTQLSLIAFGGGNTILPEMQRQVVDIHHWMTAQEFSALFAMAQAAPGPNMMIVPLVGWHVAGLSGLLVTSTAKFLPSSIITVFVMRGWSKFKDKKWRRVLQLALQPVTVGTVLASAWIISEAAAINTLLVIMVVVATLLSLIKKVHPLHVLIAGAVFGVVLL
- a CDS encoding esterase/lipase family protein gives rise to the protein MFPIKRSKTLLTVILLGSILSGCQVVNVKQQALNVTIANERNSILTQDKLSEASLNVLSMSGQEAKVCTDTPDNCVNQLKKLPQILDEQFLSAASEMYLAKAMTLSDSSDCKMSRFAKHKSEEEKTNIQNKYDDCLDQQLNLLDKSIRYSYAYLFATKRQPTDRIFDNRQVQIRDFYNQAIAKMVGVYDLRHPQKNGVEPQIHIGKSVYSIDFEFHRQLTGQKLEKLISSYNLNFSGLRTINRRDGFGSEFVAVFPSSGSEDINEYILDPLKYNYKNGVNPNIHHARYLAATIVAEPKHATTVEEIINNPEFVIRVYDPYRTDNISVAGKQYPLAANFSAPYGLWLAENNLGVAAYLSLIDRDQHLTMPHLYMLEPYNPNKKIIVLVHGLASSPEAWIALTNDVMGDTILRDNYQVWQVFYSTNMPILESRFQTYALLKQAFGSLNPNDPATHDAVLVGHSMGGIISRLLVSDGDITKPALELMTIRQQNRFKKHPMVTERLQMHSINNFDRAIFLASPHRGTDYADRWFTLAARKVIRLPGAFLSAVATSLTTENLDVKDFLSNIDNGLIQNGPSDLSHQSKFMELTENINPHQGLVFHSIMGNITKSDDPNVITDGIVPYKSAHLEGAKSEKVLPGGHSIQLTPQAVLELRRILREHLVEHGLYKP
- a CDS encoding chromate transporter; translated protein: MNHVEIAVQKESVPSCTELFLGFLTLGLIGFGGVLPLARKVIVEQRQWLSPEKFTELLGLCQFLPGGNIINLSVAMGMEFRGIRGAVSALIGLILAPTIIVVLLHYVYEQFQDNLMVKHLFEGLAAAAAGLLVATGLKMLKPLLRNPLAMCVVVAAIISIAFLKISLLITMLVLLAIYSTIIWRRV
- a CDS encoding ABUW_2363 family tetratricopeptide repeat lipoprotein, whose amino-acid sequence is MNFKPLAYIILATSSLTACTMAPVKQQKIEPFVFKEPELTPPFYALNPFNYDQPPAFEVALKDAAAQPVTKMVVNRQDDPTKQLTLDTNKLIVPTVNNTQRSMKYAVLAGENEIDVTTIDDFLQLVEGKARHYPPRFTDRQERKGFESKLKEVTQQLDTLAANENASFDILLRAFKASVLARNLDLGTVHTTKSLEYAQRLLKISPDDAETNFWFGFGLSEGGGQREAIPYLDKAIKGNVQEAYLAAANNYIAMEQKKNAIQTLKNYKVKYPDESEIADRLIQEIEKQGRWNVWQVLTNPAMSPATSTATSKK